One window from the genome of Microcebus murinus isolate Inina chromosome X, M.murinus_Inina_mat1.0, whole genome shotgun sequence encodes:
- the AGTR2 gene encoding type-2 angiotensin II receptor, whose protein sequence is MKGNFTLATISENITSSLYFGLVNISGNNESTLNCSHKPSDKHLDAIPILYYIIFIIGFLVNIVVVTLFCCQKGPKKVSSIYIFNLAVADLLLLATLPLWATYYSYRYDWLFGPVMCKVFGSFLTLNMFASIFFITCMSVDRYQSVIYPFLSQRRNPWQASYIVPLVWCMACLSSLPTFYFRDVRTIEYLGVNACIMAFPPEKYAQWSAGIALMKNILGFIIPLIFIATCYFGIRKHLLKTNSYGKNRITRDQVLKMAAAVVLAFIICWLPFHVLTFLDALAWMGVINSCEIIAVIDLALPFAILLGFTNSCINPFLYCFVGNRFQQKLRSVFRVPITWLQGKRKSVSCRKSSSLREMETFVS, encoded by the coding sequence ATGAAGGGCAACTTCACCCTTGCCACCATCAGCGAAAACATCACCAGCAGTCTTTACTTTGGACTTGTGAACATCTCTGGCAACAATGAGTCTACCTTGAACTGCTCACATAAACCATCAGATAAGCATTTAGATGCAATTCCTATTCTCTattacattattttcataattggATTTCTGGTCAATATTGTTGTGGTTACACTGTTTTGTTGTCAAAAAGGTCCTAAAAAGGTTTCCAGCATTTACATCTTCAACTTGGCTGTGGCTGACTTACTCCTTTTGGCTACTCTTCCTCTCTGGGCAACCTATTATTCTTACAGATATGACTGGCTCTTTGGACCTGTGATGTGCAAAGTGTTTGGTTCTTTCCTGACCCTGAACATGTTTGCAAGCATTTTTTTTATCACCTGCATGAGTGTTGATAGGTACCAATCGGTCATTTACCCCtttctgtctcaaagaagaaaCCCTTGGCAAGCATCTTATATAGTTCCCCTTGTTTGGTGTATGGCCTGTCTGTCCTCAttgccaacattttattttcGAGATGTCAGAACCATTGAATACTTAGGAGTGAATGCTTGCATAATGGCTTTCCCACCTGAGAAGTATGCCCAATGGTCAGCTGGGATTGCTTTAATGAAAAATATCCTTGGTTTTATTATCCCTTTAATATTCATAGCAACATGCtattttggaatcagaaaacaCTTACTGAAGACCAATAGTTATGGGAAGAACAGAATAACCCGTGACCAAGTCCTGAAGATGGCAGCTGCTGTTGTTCTGGCGTTCATCATTTGCTGGCTTCCCTTCCATGTTCTGACCTTCCTGGATGCTCTGGCCTGGATGGGTGTCATTAATAGCTGTGAAATTATAGCAGTCATTGACCTGGCACTTCCTTTTGCCATCCTCCTGGGATTCACCAACAGCTGCATTAATccttttctgtattgttttgttGGAAACCGGTTCCAACAGAAGCTCCGCAGTGTGTTTAGGGTTCCAATTACTTGGCTCCAAGGCAAGAGAAAGAGTGTGTCTTGCCGTAAAAGCAGTTCTCTTAGAGAAATGGAGACCTTTGTGTCTTAA